In one Columba livia isolate bColLiv1 breed racing homer chromosome 23, bColLiv1.pat.W.v2, whole genome shotgun sequence genomic region, the following are encoded:
- the KLHL11 gene encoding kelch-like protein 11 yields MSDKMAAAAASPQQQPGPGPPAADAEGGGSRGGGVDGEAEAEEFGCPAHCSDLAWRQNEQRRHGLYCDITLAFGGGRPGPAREYRAHRSVLAAATEYFTPLLSGGFAESRSGRVELQKWSSEGGPDPDTVEAVIGFMYTGTIRVSPGNVHEVLEMADRFLLTRLKEFCGEFLKKKLNLSNCVAVHSLAHMYSLNQLALKAQDMIRRNFHKVIQDEEFYTLPFHLIRDWLSDSEITVDSEEILFETVLKWVQKNPEERERYFEDLFKLLRLSQMKPTYLTRHVKSERLVSSNEACVKLVSEAVESHALRSENLQSGNLQHSACPVALLPRFGQNMDVIMVIGGVSEGGDYLSECVGYFIDEDRWVNLPHIHNHLDGHAVAVTESYVYVAGSMEPGFAKTVERYNPNRNIWEQVSNLITRKHSFGLTEVKGNLYSIGGHGNFSPGFKDVAIYNPEQDKWLNLESAPKILRDVKAVSVEDRFVYVAARTPVDSDSEDGLRAVIIRYDAETRQWQDVESLPLIDNYCSFQMSVANTNFYHTASCCPKSYPIDNEEAKVKISGRASDEILESLPPEVLSIEGAAICYYKDDVFIIGGWKNSDDIDKQYRKEAYRYCAERKRWMLLPPMPQPRCRATACHVRIPFRCLQGTQRYPMPQNLMWQKDRIRQMQERQMQEIHRHSLSLRRLPRSQIEC; encoded by the exons ATGTCGGACAAGatggcggcggccgcggcctCCCCTCAGCAGCAACCGGGTCCCGGCCCGCCGGCGGCGGACGCGGAGGGAGGAGGTTCCCGCGGCGGTGGGGTGGATGGGGAGGCCGAAGCGGAGGAGTTCGGGTGCCCCGCTCATTGCTCCGACTTGGCGTGGCGGCAGAACGAGCAGCGCCGCCACGGCCTGTACTGCGACATCACCCTGGCGTTcggcggcgggcggcccggGCCGGCCCGCGAGTACCGGGCGCACCGCTCCGTCCTGGCCGCCGCCACCGAGTACTTCACGCCGCTGCTCTCGGGGGGATTCGCGGAGTCGCGCTCGGGCCGTGTGGAGCTGCAGAAGTGGAGCTCGGAGGGCGGCCCCGACCCCGACACGGTGGAGGCCGTTATCGGCTTCATGTACACGGGCACCATCCGCGTCAGCCCCGGGAACGTCCATGAGGTGCTGGAGATGGCGGACAG GTTTCTGCTGACCCGGTTGAAAGAGTTCTGTGGGGAGTTTCTGAAGAAGAAGCTCAACCTCTCCAACTGTGTCGCGGTTCACAGCTTAGCCCACATGTACTCCTTGAATCAGCTGGCGCTCAAAGCTCAGGACATGATCAGGAGGAACTTCCACAAAGTTATCCAAGATGAGGAGTTCTACACTTTACCTTTTCACCTCATCAGGGACTGGCTCTCGGACTCGGAGATCACAGTGGACTCTGAAGAAATCCTCTTTGAGACCGTTTTGAAGTGGGTTCAGAAAAACCCTGAGGAAAGAGAGAGGTACTTTGAAGATCTCTTTAAACTGCTTAGATTGTCTCAAATGAAACCCACTTACCTTACTCGCCACGTCAAATCTGAGAGGCTGGTGTCGAGCAACGAAGCCTGTGTTAAATTAGTGTCTGAAGCCGTGGAGAGTCACGCCTTGCGGTCTGAGAACTTGCAGTCTGGTAATCTACAACATTCCGCTTGTCCTGTAGCGTTGCTGCCGCGTTTCGGACAAAACATGGATGTCATTATGGTGATCGGTGGCGTGTCGGAGGGAGGAGATTACTTGAGTGAGTGCGTAGGGTATTTCATCGATGAGGATAGGTGGGTAAACTTGCCGCACATACACAATCATCTTGACGGACATGCTGTTGCTGTGACGGAATCTTATGTTTATGTGGCTGGCTCCATGGAACCAGGATTTGCCAAGACTGTCGAAAGGTACAATCCAAACAGAAACATTTGGGAGCAAGTCTCAAATCTAATAACTAGAAAACATTCTTTTGGCCTTACTGAAGTGAAAGGAAACTTGTACAGTATTGGCGGACATGGCAATTTCAGTCCTGGCTTTAAAGATGTGGCCATTTATAATCCCGAACAAGACAAATGGCTGAACCTGGAGTCAGCACCAAAGATCCTTCGTGATGTCAAAGCTGTTTCTGTAGAAGACCGGTTCGTTTACGTCGCTGCTCGTACCCCAGTTGACAGTGATAGTGAAGACGGATTGAGGGCGGTTATTATCAGATACGATGCTGAAACAAGGCAGTGGCAGGATGTGGAGTCTCTGCCGCTCATTGATAATTATTGCTCTTTTCAGATGTCGGTTGCTAACACAAATTTTTACCATACGGCATCGTGCTGCCCCAAGAGTTACCCTATAGATAATGAGGAAGCCAAGGTAAAGATCTCTGGCAGGGCCTCAGACGAAATCCTGGAGAGCTTACCCCCAGAGGTTCTTAGCATTGAAGGAGCAGCTATTTGCTATTATAAAGATGATGTTTTCATCATTGGGGGGTGGAAAAACAGCGACGATATTGACAAACAGTACAGGAAGGAGGCTTATCGTTACTGCGCGGAGAGAAAGCGCTGGATGCTTTTGCCTCCTATGCCCCAGCCTCGCTGTAGAGCAACAGCCTGCCACGTGAGAATCCCCTTCAGGTGCTTGCAGGGGACACAGAGATACCCTATGCCACAAAACTTAATGTGGCAAAAAGACAGAATAAGGCAAATGCAGGAAAGGCAGATGCAGGAAATACACCGGCACTCCCTGAGCTTACGGCGACTGCCGCGCTCGCAGATTGAGTGCTAG